The following proteins come from a genomic window of Lycium ferocissimum isolate CSIRO_LF1 chromosome 4, AGI_CSIRO_Lferr_CH_V1, whole genome shotgun sequence:
- the LOC132054242 gene encoding protein MAIN-LIKE 2-like, whose translation MELPRLCVHPGPEVYDVLTLQEKHRSQAVWDGALRGPTGCLFPRRADTEFWKHVKRHPFHPRILDYFGLCGFRGVVEVGCVSYDWAVITTLIERWRPETHTFHLRTGEATITLQDIELMFGMVVDGNPLNDVNARNISIVGWQQLIHELIGWAPGLDCFNGVSRLELNKLIEYIRGLDDITDQTPEIVVQQRVRLYLLWLCGGTIFPDKSGDLLNLDYLLDMRDLRAMSRQPWGAAALSYLYTCLCRASLKKAKDVCGFISLLQDIILFGFPS comes from the coding sequence atgGAGCTTCCACGGTTATGCGTACATCCGGGGCCAGAAGTGTACGATGTGTTAACACTCCAGGAGAAGCATCGATCACAGGCTGTGTGGGATGGTGCCTTGAGAGGACCGACCGGATGCCTGTTTCCACGCCGCGCGGATACCGAATTTTGGAAGCACGTGAAGCGTCATCCTTTTCATCCTCGCATCCTTGACTACTTTGGCCTGTGTGGATTTAGGGGAGTAGTAGAGGTAGGATGTGTATCATATGATTGGGCAGTCATCACTACACTTATCGAGAGATGGCGTCCTGAGACGCACACCTTTCATCTGCGTACGGGTGAGGCGACCATCACATTACAAGATATTGAGCTCATGtttggcatggttgttgatggtaATCCCTTGAATGATGTTAATGCTAGAAATATAAGTATTGTTGGGTGGCAACAATTAATCCATGAGCTTATTGGTTGGGCACCCGGTCTGGATTGTTTTAATGGTGTTAGTAGGTTagaactaaataaattaattgaatatattAGAGGCTTAGATGACATTACAGATCAGACCCCAGAAATTGTTGTGCAACAACGGGTTAGGTTGTACTTGCTATGGCTTTGTGGCGGCACGATATTTCCGGATAAGTCCGGTGACTTACTTAATTTAGACTATTTGCTTGACATGCGTGACCTTAGAGCAATGAGTAGACAACCTTGGGGAGCGGCTGCATTGTCATATTTGTATACTTGTTTATGCCGCGCTTCATTGAAGAAAGCCAAGGATGTGTGTGGATTCATTTCCTTATTGCAGgatataattttatttggttttccTAGTTGA
- the LOC132054243 gene encoding uncharacterized protein LOC132054243: MVFGDFETSFKTLPRYMAALKYFNPGTVVEWAHQSSIMQGEHIFKFLFWTYKPSIDGFKSCRPVISIDGTHLYGKYEMKLLIVVGIDANNNIFPLAYAIVARESFESWTWFLVLLWRHIVRERQGIGLISDRHRGILQCVQTHDWLQPPSTHHRFCVRHLKSNFNKKFLNSDLEKLMWLAAIEHQKKKYKMRMEQIKTMSPPAHLWLKSLPEEKWTLHKDNGHRWGAMTTNVSESYNGLLKKARGLPVTAMVRYTFKNLVDRFVERSTLADLLIADKKFWPRAVEKKFDEYWERSLKHTDMQQYNATKGVFEILTFAHEGKGGNIHKVSAEGKKCSCGKWRNYHMPCSHAIKFCDIRGIQPKDYVSKYYSCRFYKQTYSGNFSPLGDEAYWPPSPFSLLANTEY, encoded by the coding sequence ATGGTATTTGGTGATTTTGAAACCTCTTTCAAGACATTGCCCCGATACATGGCTgccttaaaatatttcaatccGGGGACCGTTGTTGAGTGGGCGCACCAATCAAGTATAATGCAAGGTGAACacatcttcaagtttcttttcTGGACTTATAAACCAAGCATCGATGGATTCAAAAGTTGCAGGCCTGTCATCTCAATAGACGGCACTCATCTGTACGGTAAGTATGAGATGAAACTGCtaattgttgttggaattgatgcGAACAATAACATTTTTCCACTTGCATATGCTATTGTTGCACGTGAGAGCTTTGAGTCTTGGACGTGGTTCCTTGTGTTGTTGTGGAGACATATTGTTCGTGAGAGACAAGGAATTGGACTTATTTCTGACCGTCATCGGGGCATCTTGCAATGTGTCCAAACACATGATTGGTTACAACCACCATCCACACACCATAGGTTTTGCGTTCGGCATTTGAAAAGCAACTTCAATAAAAAGTTTCTCAACAGTGACCTTGAGAAGCTAATGTGGTTGGCGGCTATAGAGCACCAGAAGAAGAAGTATAAAATGAGGATGGAACAAATCAAAACAATGTCACCTCCAGCGCATCTGTGGTTAAAATCTCTTCCGGAGGAGAAATGGACATTGCATAAGGACAACGGTCATAGGTGGGGGGCTATGACAACGAATGTCTCCGAGTCTTACAACGGTTTATTGAAGAAAGCTCGTGGATTGCCCGTTACTGCCATGGTCCGTTATACgtttaaaaatcttgttgatcGGTTTGTTGAGAGAAGCACCCTTGCTGATTTGTTGATTGCGGATAAAAAGTTTTGGCCGCGCGCTgttgaaaagaagtttgatgaatacTGGGAGAGGTCCCTAAAGCATACTGACATGCAGCAATACAATGCAACTAAAGGGGTCTTTGAGATTCTGACATTTGCACACGAAGGTAAGGGCGGAAATATCCATAAAGTCTCTGCCGAAGGAAAAAAGTGTTCGTGTGGGAAGTGGAGAAACTACCATATGCCATGTTCACATgcaattaaattttgtgatatCCGCGGAATTCAACCAAAGGACTATGTTAGCAAGTACTACAGTTGCAGGTTTTATAAGCAAACGTACAGTGGAAATTTTTCACCATTGGGTGATGAGGCATATTGGCCACCTTCTCCCTTCAGTTTACTTGCAAACACTGAATACTAG